Proteins found in one Melioribacteraceae bacterium 4301-Me genomic segment:
- a CDS encoding MFS transporter: protein MNKKASLTVIFITIFIDLMGFGILIPILPTFASKSLGISDFGIGIIIASYSFIQFIFSHTLGRLSDKIGRRRIILFSLLFTITSYIVFSFSSSFILLLFSRVLGGIGGSNIGAAQAYIADITPKEERAKGMGVIGAAFGLGFVFGPLIGGFLSGYGYQITGFASAFMSSVAFLYAFFMLPEPKHILEANRLENHSLIDIKFAKQILKHNIVGLLIVIFFIIVFSMANIYGTFSLLGYKVYNFTDRQIGELFGILGIVSAIVQGGLMRILSSKFSERSVVLIGAVFMSLSLALLPYGVNFIGVAAIACVLGLGVGILQPTVLSMISKYSSEKQQGAVLGLNSSFSAFGRVLGPLWGGFSFNFFGYQFPFITGAAFTFVTFLIALFLLSSHKLSQALEHV, encoded by the coding sequence ATGAATAAAAAAGCGTCTCTAACAGTTATTTTCATTACAATATTCATTGACTTAATGGGTTTTGGAATACTAATTCCCATACTACCCACTTTTGCAAGTAAAAGCCTGGGGATTTCAGATTTTGGGATAGGGATCATTATTGCTTCATATTCTTTTATTCAATTTATTTTTAGTCATACTCTTGGCAGGCTTTCGGATAAAATAGGAAGAAGACGGATTATTCTTTTTTCACTTTTGTTTACAATTACCTCATATATTGTTTTTAGTTTTTCGTCCTCATTTATTTTGTTACTATTTTCTAGAGTTTTGGGTGGAATTGGAGGTAGCAATATTGGTGCTGCTCAAGCCTATATTGCTGATATTACACCAAAAGAAGAAAGAGCAAAAGGGATGGGGGTAATTGGCGCTGCTTTTGGCTTAGGTTTTGTCTTTGGTCCTTTAATAGGAGGTTTCCTCTCTGGCTATGGTTATCAAATTACCGGCTTTGCAAGTGCTTTTATGTCTTCCGTAGCTTTTCTGTATGCTTTTTTTATGTTGCCAGAACCTAAACATATTTTAGAAGCAAATCGTCTAGAGAATCATAGCTTGATTGATATCAAATTTGCAAAACAAATATTAAAACATAATATAGTTGGATTGCTAATTGTGATTTTTTTTATAATAGTTTTTTCAATGGCAAATATTTATGGGACTTTTTCATTGTTGGGATATAAGGTCTACAATTTTACTGATAGACAAATTGGTGAATTGTTTGGTATACTTGGGATTGTCAGTGCAATTGTGCAAGGTGGTTTAATGAGAATTTTGTCAAGCAAATTTTCAGAAAGATCAGTCGTATTAATTGGTGCTGTTTTTATGTCGCTCTCATTGGCACTATTGCCTTATGGAGTAAATTTTATAGGAGTTGCAGCAATAGCATGTGTTCTTGGCTTGGGCGTTGGAATCTTACAACCTACTGTTTTAAGTATGATTTCAAAATACTCTTCTGAGAAGCAGCAAGGAGCGGTTTTAGGACTTAATTCGTCGTTTTCTGCATTTGGGAGGGTACTTGGACCTTTATGGGGAGGGTTCTCCTTTAATTTTTTTGGTTATCAATTCCCATTTATAACTGGTGCCGCGTTTACTTTCGTTACTTTTTTGATTGCTTTATTCTTATTATCTTCACATAAACTTTCGCAAGCTTTAGAGCATGTTTAA
- a CDS encoding CapA family protein, producing MKRIFSIILFGCVFTISSAKNQLDSLSIVTISAVGDLMCHSVQCNYAKTNNGSFDFNPIFKFITKFIQNSDLSFGNLETVISGNKEKYSGYPLFNSPVEYLQAIKNAGFDILFTSNNHCLDKGETGLINTIEKIKEIGLINVGTFVSQKDRDSIRLINLKGINIAVLGYTFSTNGIPLPKNKNFLVNIIDTNLIKSDINNAKAKKADLILVYYHFGDEYSGKPSKFQEKIVKKSIAYGASIILGSHPHVIQKVEKFKCNYGNIDTGFVAYSLGNFVSNQRWRYSDAGMILQFTIVKNFSDDSIKIVMLSYVPTWVYKGELNGKKEFVILPCDSAYYKQYDFLNYYDWHLLKQSLSDTKKALSNIRPH from the coding sequence ATGAAGAGAATTTTTTCAATAATACTGTTCGGATGCGTTTTCACAATATCCTCTGCTAAAAATCAATTGGATTCATTGAGTATCGTAACTATCTCAGCAGTTGGAGATTTAATGTGCCATTCGGTGCAATGCAATTATGCAAAAACTAACAACGGCTCTTTTGATTTTAATCCTATTTTTAAGTTTATCACAAAATTCATTCAAAATTCTGATTTATCTTTTGGAAATTTGGAAACTGTAATTTCTGGCAATAAAGAAAAATATTCTGGTTATCCATTATTTAATTCTCCAGTTGAATATTTGCAAGCAATTAAAAATGCAGGCTTCGATATTCTTTTTACTTCGAATAATCATTGCTTGGATAAAGGCGAAACAGGCTTAATTAATACGATTGAAAAAATTAAAGAAATTGGATTGATAAATGTGGGAACCTTTGTTAGTCAAAAAGATCGTGATTCAATTAGGCTAATTAATTTAAAAGGAATAAATATTGCCGTACTTGGTTATACTTTTAGCACAAATGGAATCCCTCTGCCAAAAAACAAGAACTTTCTCGTAAATATTATCGACACGAATTTAATTAAGAGTGATATCAATAATGCAAAAGCAAAAAAGGCCGACTTAATTTTAGTTTATTATCATTTTGGTGATGAATATTCAGGAAAGCCTTCAAAGTTTCAAGAAAAAATTGTAAAAAAGTCAATTGCCTACGGTGCAAGCATAATTTTAGGTAGTCATCCGCACGTTATACAAAAAGTTGAAAAATTTAAGTGTAATTATGGAAATATTGATACTGGTTTTGTTGCTTATTCTCTCGGGAATTTTGTTTCAAATCAAAGATGGCGATATTCTGATGCTGGTATGATTTTACAATTTACAATTGTTAAAAATTTTTCGGATGATTCAATAAAAATTGTAATGTTGTCCTATGTGCCAACTTGGGTTTATAAGGGAGAATTAAACGGTAAAAAAGAATTTGTCATTTTGCCTTGTGACAGTGCTTATTACAAACAATATGATTTTTTAAATTATTATGACTGGCATTTGCTAAAACAGAGTCTCTCCGATACGAAGAAGGCATTAAGTAACATCAGGCCACATTGA
- a CDS encoding (Fe-S)-binding protein, producing the protein MGLKNIIFIIVFILSFSFLFYNLNRVIKFLKLGQKENRFDNIYERIKNVLKVAFGQSKLLRDPIAGTIHFLIFWGFVLFLFAVVESIIQGFYSPFSWQFLGLLYSLITIVQDIFGVLVIISCLYALFRRFVQKVPRLNAGKKESIDAAIILVLILLVVMSMFGLNISHIAERGFILSKYELRPLSEILSQSFFKLNSSNASSWYEIFWWMHILFVFGFMNYLPYSKHFHVITSIPNVYFNKVGKEKYVLKKLDLEDEKIEQYGVLDFEHLTWKQILDGFACTECGRCTEACPAANTGKPLSPRKIIVDIRKRTEEKAPLLLNQDNENEDILSKTLVHYYIKDEELWSCTTCNACVYECPVTIEHVDSIIDMRRNLVLMESNFPAELNTVFKNLETNFTPWAFNASDRANWAEGMGVKTMAEDPSCEILFWVGCAGSFDARYQKVTKSIAKLLQIANINFRILGNEEKCNGDTARRLGNEYLAQLLMKDNVDKLNSYNVKKIVTACPHCYNSLKNEYPQFGGNYEVVHHTELILQLIEEGKIKINHNQNKQKVTYHDSCYLGRYNSIYEQPRKSLSKIKNLEIVEMKRSRDKGFCCGAGGGRMFLEETIGTRININRAEEAINTGSDVVASACPFCMTMLTDGIKSLEKSETVSVKDIAEIVLENIN; encoded by the coding sequence ATGGGATTAAAAAATATCATTTTCATTATTGTTTTTATTCTTTCCTTCTCTTTTTTGTTTTACAATCTAAATAGAGTAATAAAATTCCTTAAGCTGGGTCAAAAAGAAAACAGGTTCGATAACATTTATGAAAGAATTAAAAATGTTCTTAAGGTTGCATTTGGACAATCAAAATTGCTTCGTGACCCAATAGCAGGTACAATTCACTTTTTAATTTTTTGGGGATTTGTACTATTTCTCTTTGCTGTTGTCGAGTCTATTATTCAAGGATTTTACTCACCTTTTAGTTGGCAATTTTTAGGACTCTTATACTCACTTATTACTATTGTTCAGGATATATTTGGTGTATTAGTAATAATTTCTTGTCTCTATGCTTTGTTTAGAAGATTTGTTCAGAAAGTTCCCCGTCTTAACGCCGGCAAAAAAGAAAGTATTGATGCGGCAATTATTTTAGTATTAATACTATTAGTTGTGATGTCAATGTTTGGACTTAATATTTCACACATTGCAGAAAGAGGTTTTATTTTATCGAAATACGAGTTAAGACCTTTAAGTGAAATTTTAAGTCAATCTTTCTTTAAGTTAAACAGCAGCAATGCCAGTTCATGGTACGAAATTTTTTGGTGGATGCATATTTTATTTGTTTTTGGTTTTATGAATTACCTTCCTTATTCAAAACACTTTCATGTAATTACTTCTATACCGAATGTATACTTTAATAAGGTTGGCAAAGAGAAATATGTTCTCAAGAAATTAGATCTTGAGGATGAAAAAATTGAGCAATATGGTGTTTTAGATTTTGAACACCTTACATGGAAACAAATATTAGATGGCTTTGCATGTACTGAATGTGGAAGATGCACTGAAGCTTGTCCTGCTGCAAACACTGGCAAGCCACTATCACCAAGAAAAATTATTGTTGATATCAGAAAAAGGACAGAAGAAAAAGCACCACTATTGTTGAATCAAGATAATGAAAACGAAGATATTTTATCTAAGACACTTGTGCATTACTATATAAAAGATGAAGAACTTTGGTCGTGCACAACTTGTAATGCTTGTGTTTATGAATGTCCAGTTACCATTGAACACGTTGATTCAATAATTGATATGCGAAGAAATTTGGTGTTAATGGAATCCAACTTCCCAGCTGAACTAAATACTGTATTCAAAAATCTTGAAACTAATTTCACACCTTGGGCTTTTAATGCAAGCGATAGGGCAAATTGGGCAGAAGGAATGGGTGTAAAAACAATGGCAGAAGATCCAAGCTGTGAAATTTTGTTTTGGGTAGGATGCGCTGGCTCCTTTGATGCTCGTTATCAAAAAGTGACTAAATCTATTGCAAAATTACTGCAAATTGCTAATATTAATTTTAGAATACTTGGCAATGAAGAAAAATGTAACGGTGATACCGCAAGAAGACTTGGAAACGAATACCTTGCACAACTGTTAATGAAAGATAATGTTGATAAGCTAAATAGTTATAATGTTAAAAAAATAGTTACTGCTTGTCCACATTGTTACAATTCTTTGAAAAATGAATACCCGCAATTTGGTGGTAATTATGAAGTAGTTCATCATACTGAATTGATTCTTCAGTTAATAGAGGAAGGGAAGATTAAGATAAATCATAATCAGAATAAACAAAAGGTAACTTACCACGATTCCTGTTATTTGGGACGTTATAATAGTATATATGAACAGCCAAGAAAGTCGCTGAGTAAAATAAAAAATCTTGAAATTGTAGAAATGAAACGAAGCAGAGATAAAGGTTTTTGTTGTGGTGCGGGCGGAGGCAGAATGTTTTTAGAAGAAACTATAGGTACACGGATTAATATTAATCGAGCCGAAGAAGCAATTAATACCGGCTCGGATGTAGTTGCTTCGGCTTGCCCGTTTTGCATGACAATGTTGACAGATGGAATAAAATCTTTAGAAAAATCAGAAACAGTTAGTGTGAAAGATATTGCTGAAATTGTTCTTGAAAACATTAATTAA
- a CDS encoding histone H1 — protein sequence MSQKYQQLVEYLKSLEVDVQKFYEKGQAAAGTRLRKGLSELKRMAQEIRNEVQEIKAQRKNQKSSSGEN from the coding sequence ATGAGTCAAAAGTATCAGCAATTAGTAGAATATTTAAAATCTCTTGAAGTAGATGTTCAAAAATTCTACGAAAAGGGACAAGCAGCTGCGGGTACGAGACTCCGTAAGGGTCTAAGTGAACTTAAAAGAATGGCACAAGAAATTCGAAATGAAGTTCAAGAGATTAAAGCCCAAAGAAAAAATCAAAAATCTTCTAGTGGTGAAAATTAA
- the dusB gene encoding tRNA dihydrouridine synthase DusB yields MFKVGKINIEKAILLAPMEDVTDVAFRKICKEYGADVVYTEFVNSDGLVRNNKKTEQKLTILDEERPIGIQIYGGNLQPMIEAAKIAESRNPDIIDINAGCWVKKVANRGAGAGLLKDPPYMQKMVEAIVKTVNIPVTVKTRIGWDNNSIHILEIAKRIEDAGAAAITIHGRTRSQGHSGEPNWEIIAKVKENISIPVALNGGVMSAEDAVRAFNQTNVDAVMIARGAIGNPWIFREVKELMKNGKIVNSVTVEERITTILRHLKYAIEIKGVRGAIIPFRKFYSGYLKGLFGAAQVRKELMKIEEYAQLEDLLLSYLSELKNNFEQVA; encoded by the coding sequence ATGTTTAAAGTAGGTAAAATAAATATAGAAAAGGCAATTTTACTTGCACCGATGGAAGATGTGACCGATGTTGCATTCCGAAAAATTTGTAAAGAATATGGTGCCGATGTTGTGTATACTGAATTTGTCAATTCTGATGGGCTTGTTCGTAATAACAAAAAAACTGAGCAGAAATTAACAATTTTAGATGAAGAACGACCTATAGGAATTCAAATTTATGGCGGAAACTTACAACCTATGATTGAGGCGGCAAAAATTGCTGAATCTCGGAATCCAGATATAATTGATATTAATGCCGGCTGTTGGGTTAAGAAAGTTGCAAATAGAGGAGCTGGTGCTGGTTTATTAAAAGACCCCCCTTATATGCAAAAAATGGTTGAGGCTATTGTAAAAACTGTTAATATACCTGTCACTGTTAAAACTAGAATCGGGTGGGATAACAATTCAATTCATATTTTGGAAATTGCCAAAAGAATTGAAGATGCAGGCGCTGCTGCAATTACTATTCACGGAAGAACAAGAAGTCAAGGTCATTCTGGAGAACCTAACTGGGAAATAATTGCAAAGGTTAAAGAAAATATTTCTATACCTGTAGCTTTAAATGGCGGAGTCATGTCGGCTGAGGATGCTGTAAGAGCATTTAACCAAACTAACGTAGATGCAGTTATGATTGCGAGGGGTGCGATAGGTAACCCATGGATTTTTAGAGAAGTGAAAGAATTAATGAAAAATGGTAAAATTGTAAATTCGGTAACAGTAGAAGAAAGAATCACAACTATTCTTCGGCATCTTAAATATGCTATTGAAATTAAAGGTGTCAGGGGAGCAATTATCCCATTTAGAAAATTTTATTCGGGTTACTTAAAGGGATTATTTGGAGCAGCACAAGTTAGAAAAGAATTGATGAAAATAGAAGAATATGCTCAATTAGAAGATTTATTGCTTTCCTATCTGTCGGAGCTTAAAAATAATTTTGAACAAGTAGCATAA
- a CDS encoding alpha/beta hydrolase family protein: protein MSTDYNLITTDGQKIQITTFGEENTNPKNCLIYVHGFKGFKDWGFVPYTAKYFASKNFYVVTFHEVVDSHNFSHNGIGENKTELTELEKFANNTISREISELNEVINATLNGFLGFSSIRKIGLIGHSRGGAVALIAASQRAEISAVATWSAISKFNRYTDRQKEQWKKNGYIEILNTRTNQLMRLNLSLLEDIEKNSNGLLNIQRAVENLNKPLLIAHGMQDLTVPIAEAEDLYNWSNKSLTEFFTLGATGHTFDIKHPFEGSNEKFEQLLNKTYNFFKHNLS, encoded by the coding sequence ATGAGTACGGACTATAATCTTATAACAACCGATGGTCAGAAAATTCAAATTACTACATTTGGCGAGGAAAATACAAATCCAAAGAATTGTCTTATATATGTTCATGGTTTTAAGGGTTTTAAGGATTGGGGTTTTGTACCGTACACCGCAAAATATTTTGCTTCAAAAAATTTTTATGTAGTTACTTTCCACGAAGTGGTGGATTCTCATAATTTTTCTCATAATGGAATTGGTGAAAATAAAACAGAACTTACCGAGTTAGAAAAGTTTGCGAACAATACAATAAGCAGAGAGATAAGCGAGCTTAATGAAGTAATTAACGCAACATTAAATGGTTTTTTGGGATTTAGCTCCATAAGAAAAATAGGATTAATAGGGCACAGTCGAGGCGGTGCAGTCGCTTTAATAGCAGCATCTCAAAGAGCCGAAATAAGTGCTGTGGCAACATGGTCAGCTATCTCCAAATTTAACCGTTATACAGATAGACAAAAAGAACAGTGGAAGAAAAATGGTTATATCGAAATCTTAAACACACGCACTAATCAATTAATGCGTTTAAATTTGAGTTTATTGGAAGACATAGAAAAAAATTCTAATGGTTTACTAAATATTCAAAGAGCTGTGGAAAATTTAAACAAGCCATTACTCATTGCGCATGGAATGCAAGACCTTACAGTTCCTATTGCCGAAGCGGAGGATTTATATAATTGGTCAAATAAATCTTTAACCGAATTTTTTACTTTAGGTGCTACAGGTCATACTTTCGATATTAAACATCCCTTTGAAGGCTCAAATGAGAAGTTTGAACAGCTCTTAAACAAAACTTACAATTTCTTTAAGCACAATTTAAGTTAA
- a CDS encoding biotin transporter BioY, which translates to MFSFENVNKNTVKEVFLAAKQNSLFHVLSFTLLTALSAQVIVPVEPVPFTLQTMFVVLSGAFLGAKNGFFSQSIYLILGIIGFPVFAGFSFGLTKIFGPTGGYLLSFPFAAYLVGYFVERNKSKFNVVFSIVLANILILFIGAAYLAVFFGGNFSKALFSGAVIFSVWDIIKMSAAISIYFAFTKK; encoded by the coding sequence ATGTTTTCTTTTGAAAATGTTAATAAAAATACTGTTAAAGAAGTTTTCTTGGCAGCAAAACAAAATAGTCTATTTCATGTTCTTAGCTTTACGCTACTTACTGCTTTGTCTGCTCAAGTTATTGTTCCTGTTGAACCAGTGCCATTTACTTTGCAAACAATGTTTGTAGTTTTATCCGGTGCATTTCTTGGCGCTAAAAATGGGTTTTTTAGCCAAAGCATATATTTAATTTTAGGAATTATTGGTTTTCCTGTCTTCGCTGGTTTTTCATTTGGACTTACAAAAATATTTGGTCCCACAGGCGGTTACTTGTTATCATTTCCTTTCGCAGCTTATCTGGTAGGTTATTTTGTAGAAAGAAATAAATCCAAATTTAATGTAGTATTTTCTATTGTACTGGCTAATATTTTAATTTTGTTTATTGGTGCTGCTTATTTGGCAGTATTTTTCGGCGGCAATTTCTCAAAAGCTCTTTTTAGCGGTGCTGTAATTTTTTCTGTATGGGATATTATTAAAATGTCTGCCGCAATAAGTATTTATTTTGCTTTTACTAAAAAATAA